AACGAAGTAAATTTCGTTACAAATTTGCCTGTCCGCCATAAGCCAGCCAAAGTATTTTTACCATTATTATTAGCAGGTAAAATCTAAAAGCTTTATTAGCTATAACATTTGGCAGGCGATGGCAGGCGGGAGTATCCCGTAAGCCGATAGCAGTCGGCTTTTACGGGATAGCCTATATTCAGTCTATGTTAAGTATAACAAATTTTTTAATTTACCACCAGATTATCCGCCTAATGATAGCCCAATACAAGCCAAAAACAGGATTGACTATATATCGTAAAATCGGATTCTTAAAACCGCTGAAGGTCAACCTGCCTTCTATCCATTTAACCATTTGCCGATCAGGGATTTTCCTTGTTTTTTGCACATCTCGCCGCGCATGCAAGGTATTGGGCAATTGTTTTATCGCGCTGATATAGGATTTAATTTTCAAACTAAACCATCCTGCTGTAAGGGCAAATACCAATACGCCCAGCTCCATAATCAACCAAGGCAGAAAAATCAAAATCAAGGTTGGCCATTTATAAAATTTTAACAGTGTTAAGGTTCGATTTCTTTCTGACCAAAACCATCTATTTTTAACAATTCCGTCAGTATATTTATGATAAACAATGGCCTGCGGCGCCACAAATATCTGATAGCCTAAAAATCTTGCTCGCCAAGACAAATCCAAGTCATCGTGATACATGATTAAATCTTCATCAAACAACCCCACTTCTTTTAAAACAGAAGCGCGCATAAACAAGGCTGCACCTGAGGCGTAAGTAATTCTTTTTATTTTTAAATTTTGATATAAATCTGCCGATTTTTTAAAATCACCGGAATGGCCAAATCCTAAAAAATGAATTTTATCTCCGGAAGTCTGAATTACGTTTGTCTGCGGCCACCACAAAAGCATAGCCTGTAAGGCAAATAAATTATCCTGCAATTCGGCCGCTTCTAATAATTTTTCTAAACATTTATCATCGCAAATAGTATCCTGATTTAAGAGAAAAATATAATCTGCGCCATTGTTTAAAGCTTCGGCCATGCCCTTGTTACATGAACGGACAAAGCCGATGTTTTTTTCATTATAAATAATCTTTAAATCAGTGCCTTTTATTTTAGCTTGGGATAAAAATTCTCGACTCGCATCTTTTGATTGATCTTCAACCACAATCACTTGATGGGGCAAATATGTCTGCTTGGCTAAACTAGCAAAACAGTCGGGTAAATATTCCCGACCATTATAAATAGGAATAACAACGCTTATTATTTTTCCGGCCATAAAATATTCAAACTATAATTTCGCCTTCGCCGGTCTTATTTATTCCAGCTGCATTAGCTTCGTCAGTATCGATATGAAAAACTGGCATAAATTTTTCATCAGATTTCAGATAAACATTATTAAAAACCAATCCTCTCTCTCCATCAACCTTAACCGACACCGACTCTTTTTCGGACAAACCGTTTTGTGCCAAAAACTTAGAATTAACGTGAATATGCCGCTGGGCCAAGATTACGCCTTGCGATAAACTTATCTCGCCAACCGGACCAACTAAAATACAAGGGTCAGAATTAGCCAAATCTCCCGAATTGCGCACTGGTGGATTAAGACCAAGAATCAGGGCATCGGTCTTAGAAATCTCAACCTGGGTTTGCGGGCGAAGCGGACTAACAACTCTAATCTTCTCTAATTTATTTTTAGGAGTTTTTATAGCCAGTGTTTCTTGAGCGGCAAACTCTCCAGGCTGCGAAAGATCTCTTAATTTATTCAATTTATAGTTCACGCCAAATAGTTTTTCCAGGTCATGCTGTGACAAATGAACGTGCCGGGCGGAACTTTCAATAATAATTTTGGTCATTTTGTTAAAAATTTCTTAATTTAGCATTAAATTTATCAAATAATAATTTTACCAAATCATTAATAACCTTATCTATTTCCTGTGAATTTAATGTTCTTTCAAATGATTGAAAAGTTAAATGAAAGGCGACATTAAGCACGTCAGCGCCTAATTTGTCTGACTCAAAAACATCAAATGCTTCTACTCCAGAAATTAAGGGATGAAAGTCCTTGATTGTTTTTAAT
This window of the Patescibacteria group bacterium genome carries:
- a CDS encoding glycosyltransferase family 2 protein, with translation MAGKIISVVIPIYNGREYLPDCFASLAKQTYLPHQVIVVEDQSKDASREFLSQAKIKGTDLKIIYNEKNIGFVRSCNKGMAEALNNGADYIFLLNQDTICDDKCLEKLLEAAELQDNLFALQAMLLWWPQTNVIQTSGDKIHFLGFGHSGDFKKSADLYQNLKIKRITYASGAALFMRASVLKEVGLFDEDLIMYHDDLDLSWRARFLGYQIFVAPQAIVYHKYTDGIVKNRWFWSERNRTLTLLKFYKWPTLILIFLPWLIMELGVLVFALTAGWFSLKIKSYISAIKQLPNTLHARRDVQKTRKIPDRQMVKWIEGRLTFSGFKNPILRYIVNPVFGLYWAIIRRIIWW
- the pduL gene encoding phosphate propanoyltransferase; its protein translation is MTKIIIESSARHVHLSQHDLEKLFGVNYKLNKLRDLSQPGEFAAQETLAIKTPKNKLEKIRVVSPLRPQTQVEISKTDALILGLNPPVRNSGDLANSDPCILVGPVGEISLSQGVILAQRHIHVNSKFLAQNGLSEKESVSVKVDGERGLVFNNVYLKSDEKFMPVFHIDTDEANAAGINKTGEGEIIV